GGAGGGACCTTTAATGCTCATGTCCCCGTTGTGAGGGGGGCCCTGCCAATTGTTGTGATCCTCCCCTCCGTGGAAGTCTCTGTTCCAGTGGTAGCTGCTCATCACACGCGTAAAGCCGTAAGGGTGAGCCAACATGAACTCGGTCGCCATTTTGTATGATCGAGGTTCGAAAAATGTCAGAACACCGCCTGTATTAGAAACCAGATCAAATGGTTAATAGAACATGTTCGAGACAACGATCCATTCGAAGGAAAGTTGACGTTATGCATGTACGCCTAACTCCTTCGTCAGTACTTGATTACGTTATTTTGCATCAATGTGTCTTGgccatacatgtatgtctggcattgaaatttttttttagaaattttttaaGAATGTAAACGAATTATCTAAACATGTTtattatctttgaaaaaaatgaaattattatagTCTTAAATTTAAGACCGATCAATCAGAAACTAAATTGGTGGATAATTGAAAGCCATGTTGGTTTAACAGTATACGACCCGGTATgaattgtacatgtgtatattttacttatatTGAGTTTAGGCTTGGCTGTAATTTCTCTAATTTTACCTCCTCCGCCGTGTCCCCTCTGGTTGTCATGGTTATCGATGAAAACAACAGCGTCATTGGAGTTAGGCATCCCCCATTGTTCTCCCCAAGTCTTCAGCCATTTTGCTTGATTGTGGTGTCTGTTATTTTAAACCATCGGGAGAAAATCACTAATCGCgtaataagagagagagagagagagagagagagagagagagagagagacttaccGGAATACATCAGCTAGTTTTATTCCATAGATAAAGTTTGTAACTCGGGCAATACCGGTATACTCCGCAGCGCTGATTGCTTCATGTCCCATGTCAATCACCTCCTGGAATATAAAGGGCTTGGTTCCTGACGGGAAATAAGCAGAATTCAAATCATGCAGTCTGCCGAAAACGGCGCGAAGATCTCCGGGCCACATGTGCTTGGCGGCGTCCACTCTGAAACCAGCCACACCCAAACTTATCAGGTGATTCAAATATCCTGCGATGGAGTCACGAACGTAGTCCTTTGAAAGTTTAAGATCCACCAAGCTGACCAGACGACAGTTTCGAACTTCGTTAGGGTCATTGTAATTATGGATATTGCCGTCTCCTGTGCTACATTCCGAGCCACTGTTGAAATCCCAGGAAGAAAAAGGGACGCCGGGGTAGCTTAAGGAACCACCGTCCCAATGAGAGCCACCAGTTCCGGTTCCGGACCCACCAGCTCCAGTCATGTGATTGATCACGACATCAGCGTAAATTCTAAATGgcagggattttttttaataaataaaaaagaaatatttatcgtaatactaaaattgtttattttatttcaatttcacacACTAATATATCTAAAATTACAAATAGTTACAGCtatggttgaaaaaaaaagtcttagAGCAAAATCTTACCGGACATTGACCTTATTACATCTCTGTACCATATCTCTGAGGTCAGCCTCGTTTCCACTTCTAGTGACCAGTTTGTAGGACACGGGCTGGTACCTCTCCCACCAGGGTCTGTTGGGACTTGTAACTATCCTGTTCTCATTAGGAGGGGAAATCTGAATCGCACGACAGAAGAAACTCAATGAAATGAGACCACGTGTATGGATGTTCAGTAAgatgatacaatgtatatgatGTTCAATGAgatgatacaatgtatatgatGTTCAGTACGATGATACAATGTATGTGATGTTCAGTACGATGATACAATGTATGTGATGTTCAGTACGATGATACAATGTATGTGATGTTCAGTAAGATGATACAATGTATGTGATGTTCAGTAAGATGATACAATGTATGTGATGTTCAGTACGATGATACAATGTATGTGATGTTCAGTACGATGATACAATGTATGTGATGTTCAGTAAGATGATACAATGTATGTGATGTTCAGTAAGATTATACAATGTATGTGATGTTCAGTAAGATGATACAGTGTATATGATGTTCAGTAAGATGATACAATGTATGTGATGTTCAGTGAGATGATACGGGGCTTATAGATGTTCCGGTaatgatacaatgtatattacGTTCATTGATTTGAaacaatgtatatgtaattgTTCACTGAagtgatacaatgtatatgttcattgaaaaaatacaatgtatgtgtTCACTGAGaagatacaatgtatatgttcaCTGAAGTGATATTATGTATATGTTGTTCAATAAGATGATACAGTGTTTACAGGTGTTCAGCGAGATTAAACAATTTATATGATGTTCATCGAGATAGTGCAATGTTTAATATGTTTCTTTGAGATAGTGCAATGTTTATGATGTTCATTGAGATAGTGCAATGTTTATGATGTTCATTGAGATAGTGCAATGTTTATGATGTTCATTGAGATAGTGCAATGTTTATGATGTTCAGTGAGATAGTGCAATGTTTATGATGTTTCTTTGAGATAGTGCAATGTTTATGATGTTCATTGAGATAGTGCAAGGTTTATGATGTTCAGCGAGATAGTGCAATGTTTATGATATGATGTTCATTGATATAGTGCAATGTTTATGATGTTCATCGAGATGATACAATGTATAAAGGTGTTCAATGAGATAAAACAATTTATGTATATGATGTTCATTGAGATATACTATGTCTATTGTTGTTCAACGAcgtgatacaatgtatatgtattcaAATGGTTCTTATATATAAGTGCAATATGATTAAAGaatgaatttgataaataagACTTGTATAAAATGGGTTGGAACAATAAACCTTTTTCTAAACTGCCAACCCATTTTATATTCGTATAAATTGGGTAGCTATTTAATCCATTCCTTGTAATCTAACTTTTCGCTATCAATTGTACGTTAAatcggtcatttgacctttaaaatggcatacaattgtttaaaatttaaacatcatttatGTCACGTCTTGcggattgatacgtttttgtCGTTAACAAGTATGTcacatcatataatataaaatgattttttaactaaTCAGAAAGCGCGATACAACAAGAATGAAATCATTGATGTATGGGTGTGCAATGTGATAATATAATGGGGtgcaataaataattatgtacattgTTAAGAGATATACATCAACTGTTGTGACGTACACACCTGGACCCCGCAGTACCCCATGGGACCGAGGAAGCGCTCACACTCCGCGGCGATGTCGCTCCATTTCCACTCAAACAGGTGCGTGATGGTGTGACGTCCCGGGGCACAGGTCGGATTACTCCAGGTCCCACCGCGGACTGAAACACAACAACCAAAACTATTGCATGATGGGACTGATTTCGGGGAAATAGTGAGCATGTCCTGATAAGCCCAAAATTCGAATATAAGCCGTCTTGGTGCCATATAGTTTACGCTTTTAATAATCTgcaaagcggtttataaaaCATAAACCTATCATGTCATATCactgtcatattgtaaattttgaattaatatactcggtgggtgtaaatacataatttacaatatgacattaTACTCTTACCAGAGgtagaaattaattaaaaacattctataaaaacatgtatttctaaaaaaaaaagtgaccCTCGCGGCCGTTACGAATGGACCCAGGGAAGACCCAGGGCCCTTGATGTTGTAGTGATTTGGTCAAGGATCGCTGTTTCACTCGGTCAGTGGAAATGGGCAATACAAGAGAATGTCGATTTTACTCACGATTCAGACAACAGATCACTGTTCAAAACACAGCGAatgttttatgcatatatatatttatgtaattatcaatataaaaaattatatgtattgACCAATGTTTAAACCACAGCGAATGTTTCATGCATATATATTGTTtacttatcaaaattaaaaaaatatatatatatgtactgaCCAACTTTCAAACAACAGCAAACGTTTCATGCATacatatttatgtaattatcaaaataaaaaaaatataattactgACCAACACCCACATAGAGGAGGCACCAAAGTATTACTTGGAACATGTCCTTTCTGTTGCCTGATTCTTATCTGTCTGTGAGAGAGCAATGAACGGGGAAAGAAAGATAGCAGTCCCAGGAAACGGTCAGGTAATCCTAGTCACTTAGTCTAGATTCTTGGCGATTTCGTAATTGTAATAGAGACGTTCGCATGCGCACGTCTTTAAATAAacgaacaaaattaaaaaacaaataagttTCGTCATTGAACTGACTATAATTTGGACTTTCCATTTCAGGtttgtttcttaaaaataatacaaatttggGTTTTCAGTTATCTATTTATTATGTTGCGCAGAAAAAATCATGGTGTACACAATGAACTTGTCTGCATATTTAAGACGCATATATAAGTGTTGTTACCTTGATGGTTATGTAATGCGTTATGCGCAGATAGTTTATCGAACAAAATTAAGACCGCTGGTTGCCATATACGTATACGTTATATGTTCTCTGGGCAGTAAGAACTGTGCATATATATCAACAAGTATCATCATAAAAGAAGACTGGTTTATAATTGGTTGTTCATTTAACCATATCGGCGATAGACCTAcattaaaatgttcatatacTAGTAGCattgttcattttgttttctctgTATATCACTAATAAGATAAATTTTGCCAAATTCCATGAAtcattgctacatgtatttgtatttgaataTCACATTAATTGCTGTAATTGTtagaaaataattcaattaacttccctaaagttttttttacatttactattcaaaaaagcaattttaactTATATAATAGTTATTATACCCATTATTTATATACAGTAATAAAAACTAACTATACTAAAACGGTATTTGTTACTCTGATTAAGGCCGATACCTTTTTCgacttatttaagaaatgaactcaatgtctacccaagttataatcgtataacctgggttggggcaatttacgctttataatccgcgaagcggattataaaagagcgtaaattgctccaacccaggttatacgagtataacttgggtagacattgagttcattccttataatttaattttctggaatttgctgtacaaattgagtccgttttacttttaaaaatgatataaatctgttcaaaattcaaacgtaacgtcaagtgaattagtacgttggtgcattgtgacgtgtcttgtgacgtgcaaaccaggttatacaaatttaactaaatttttctatccaatcaaatgccgcgttacaaccagaattaaattatttaaaattaacgacggttatttcttcaaattattgataaagCTATGACAGACCGCCACGGGAGGGGTTGAGTTTAGCGACTAACACCATTGACTTTTTTagctgaaaaaataataattttgcaaattatttgcACCAAATCAtgtcaattattaaaaaaaattaataatttcgAGGAATTTAATtcgaaatattaaaaaaaaaaatctaaaaattacTGTGGCAGGATCTGTCaattattttgtgtaaattgtTGACGTCATTGTTTACAGAGTTCTGTTACCAGTAGACAACAGTAATCTCCCCAAGAATATATCTGATTATAGATGTAGGAAAGTGTTTAGTTTGTATAGCATTGTTTATCTTTAcacatatataatgaaaaataataaatgctgAAAAAACTATCCATTAATTATGATAGACTGAACACCCAGCCGCCATGTATCTATCAAATCCACGCATAATTGCAGAGTCAGATCTAGACAAAAAATCATCCAGCAAGTGTGGAAAACTAATATAATCAACCGTATAATTACATTGTAAGAGTCAttttaacgtagctcgcgggtttgctgacgtcacaataggaatcgccgtaaagagttgaccgtcatagtaaactcataattttattttaaaatgacaaatgagatatttagaagtataaaagaaaatattttaaaaagcttatatgcggtttatgactgtttatacaaagatttataatatcaagtgctgaaaattaaaagatgtcacatacattgtcacattttgttttataaagataaagaatgagtgtgcgttagaactcttccatttaaaatcatgtttgaaaatagaatgtatgcaataacttcgctttttttttttttacaattataacttccgtaatTTGTACTAcagattaaattcttaaatttcttttggcttgagataactgttttattcgattacttacttataatgtcagtagttgcctggcattttatttttgcattgattgactcagagtttcataaaaacaaaaatagcaattttctgtatctttacagccttacattaattgcatttgataacattcacaataatgtctaataagcatttacatgttctaaaatgtgttaaacagctagtcttgtcaataaatgcatttcaattttggtgttctaagaagtaaggaaatgataacgtcgtaatgaaaatataaggttttgagaaatcttttaaatcttcaaagtttttttgccaaaaattggccgagaacacatactgatatttttttatgaattgattcataattatctcctctgtttttgtgttgaatatgattaatttcgtctgaatcgtttaaaagtttggagcatagttttgtaatgcgtttctcggttaaaatgtgcattttactatatatttcattgaaattgcgttgctttattttattattgacactgtatttgaaacacgataacattattaccgcgcagacgaatcttaaataaattttagaaataaaactatgaaacctatggatcacgtggacaaattttcaaggtaggttttctcacaagcaggtaaacccgcgagctaccttaagaCTGTATTAACCTTCTTCAGACTGATATCTCTGtaagatatagatttttttaaaaaagattttatatttggattttgtcatgttgtaaatttttaatttaccaggtggcagtaaattcaaaatttactgccacccggtaaattaaaaatttacaactagttgtcatgttgtaaaatttgtatttactgccacccggtaaattcaaatttacaactagttgtcatgttgtaaaatttgtatttactaccacccggtaaattcaaatttacaaCTAGTTgtcatgtttttaaattgtgtttttactGTCACccggtaaattaaaaatttacaacatgacaatttgACGGGTCGTtagttgaccatccagcctccttaactCAATCAGCACTACCTGACTACACCCACGCTGGAATTATGCCATGCCAATACCAAGGAAACGACACGTGGACCATGTACGTGTACAACCCTAAGTAtgtcataatatatataataattatcaattttctCCTTTCCCCACTCATTTTATCACTCAACACATTATTAACTGAATGTCTAGCTTTTCACTGTAAGATGTAAGGGAAAGGACGGCGATCGTATGACAGccatttttctttcattcaacGACAGTGACACACAAATCCTGGAGGTTGGTATATTTCCTTTTAACTTTATcttatatacattatttttttatttacgatATGTGAGTGATGGAAAACTACGCTTGGTGCTACAAAAAAACCCATTACAAATCATCTTGAACTTGATAACTATGACAAACTAAATTGCAATAGGTTtacgttttttttattttcaacatctttCAAACACTTTATATAGATCTGGTAAATTGGCAATTTGTAAAATACTAGAATCTTCAGCAAATGTCTTGGGTGGGAAAAGAAAGTTCCGGAAAGCACTGAACAGCGTGTGTTCAACTGTCCACTTCCAGGTTTTCTCTTCAGAAACCTCTCCATCCTGTGCcaatgcatgaaaaaaataaataaaagtcaaCCCAAGACGTTCAGGGAATGTGATCGTCAAACTGCATGAACATTTAAATTCAGTAACAGTTGACCACCTTTTATTATTgacaaattcatttcatgaatggTATAGGATAAACCTGTTTGTGGCGCCTAATTTTCGCaataaaaatttagattatttgGTAAATGCAATGCTACAGACATTTGAAGCCAGTttgcggcgagaaatattcgcaacGACGAGACTCTCGCTAATCTCGTGAAAAATTTTCGCATGCGAATAAATGTTGGTTTACAGTCAATCTATTGAACTTTTCTGTACTTGAAGATCAAGTGCCTGTAGTTTAAACGTCGATATCTTGTTACAAAATGCTctttttaatgcatgtatattttatcaacAATTTGTTCATTACTTCAGGACTTGTTTCATACTTCTGGATCACTTAACTACTTATGAAAAGAATTGATAAAAAGTTATAGCAGtgaatattataatacaaaatcTTAAATATAACAGTAAGTTATTCAGAATACCTTTGAACCCTCTGTCTCACTTTGGAGGTCCTGAAACATACTGGGTTTGAAACAGTAAAATTCACTGGTCTCCTTACAAAAAGTGTGGAAACATTCCTTCTCTTTGTCCCAGTTAACCTGTGTAAGAAAAATTATCcctcttttcaaaaaaatctttaaaacagttattccccttttacaAATCATCAAAATTAGTTTTGAATGTATGTCTTTATCTTTCATCTACAACATCCATGTTTTTGTACAATCatgcaatttacatgtatgaaaaacaattattaagacatacaaaatatttcttgctAATCTTTAAATCTATATCTAAAAAGGAAGATAAGTAACTTTATATTTCACTT
The window above is part of the Magallana gigas chromosome 10, xbMagGiga1.1, whole genome shotgun sequence genome. Proteins encoded here:
- the LOC105342880 gene encoding alpha-amylase, with translation MFQVILWCLLYVGVVRGGTWSNPTCAPGRHTITHLFEWKWSDIAAECERFLGPMGYCGVQISPPNENRIVTSPNRPWWERYQPVSYKLVTRSGNEADLRDMVQRCNKVNVRIYADVVINHMTGAGGSGTGTGGSHWDGGSLSYPGVPFSSWDFNSGSECSTGDGNIHNYNDPNEVRNCRLVSLVDLKLSKDYVRDSIAGYLNHLISLGVAGFRVDAAKHMWPGDLRAVFGRLHDLNSAYFPSGTKPFIFQEVIDMGHEAISAAEYTGIARVTNFIYGIKLADVFRHHNQAKWLKTWGEQWGMPNSNDAVVFIDNHDNQRGHGGGGGVLTFFEPRSYKMATEFMLAHPYGFTRVMSSYHWNRDFHGGEDHNNWQGPPHNGDMSIKGPSIQSDMSCSNGWICEHRWRQIYNMVAFRNVVMGTTLTNWWDNGDYAIAFSRGNKGFIVINAGTSDINVNLQTGLSQGMYCDVISGNYDNGRCTGNEVHVGGDGHAHFHISSGSDDPVVAIHIGAKKGSAKKVTT